In Mycolicibacterium alvei, a single window of DNA contains:
- a CDS encoding IS1634 family transposase, translating to MRKDGRRDVLVEHIGSAHTDAELGVLLEQARRIAIGDQDVLDFEVPARAQRVADVADWRHGTLTLPAGVPKGAPAAPGRTAATSSRLLYDVIGGIYDWIGFDAVADTVFRDLVIARIVEPTSKMDSLRVLADLGAEPMSYKTVQRHLAKVNAGNYRDVIATKCFIHAADRGTLSLLLYDVTTLYFEAENEDDLRQVGYSKERRVDPQIVVGLLVDRTGFPLEIGCFEGNTAETTTLIPIITAFAQRHDLGDTPIVVAADAGMLSATNLAALDDAGLGFIVGSRAVKAPIDLASHFYWNGDVFTDGQIIDTVTPRHAKSVVNDTDKRAEPVWNPEDHSGAWRAIWAYSAKRARRDQKTLHAQETRAKEVISGQRAAKSTRFVKTTAGGRALDEVSLARAQSLVGLKGYVTNLSVEVMAAAEVIAKYHDLWHVERSFRMSKTDLEARPMFHRTREAIEAHLTIVFTALAVAHCIQERSGLAIANVIKQLRPLRSATIVINGASQAFPPEIPTPQRKILTALGIKVAY from the coding sequence ATGCGCAAGGACGGCCGCCGTGACGTGCTGGTCGAGCACATCGGATCGGCTCATACCGACGCCGAACTGGGTGTGTTGCTCGAACAAGCCCGGCGGATCGCTATCGGTGATCAAGATGTGCTGGATTTCGAGGTACCTGCTCGCGCGCAGCGCGTCGCTGATGTGGCCGATTGGCGCCACGGCACGTTGACGTTGCCGGCCGGTGTCCCCAAGGGTGCGCCGGCGGCGCCGGGGCGCACCGCGGCGACCAGTTCGCGGCTGCTCTACGACGTCATCGGAGGCATCTATGACTGGATAGGGTTCGATGCCGTCGCCGATACAGTGTTCCGGGATCTGGTGATCGCCCGGATCGTGGAACCCACCAGCAAGATGGATTCGCTGCGGGTGCTGGCTGACCTGGGTGCAGAACCGATGTCCTATAAGACTGTTCAGCGTCACCTGGCCAAGGTCAACGCTGGCAACTACCGCGACGTGATCGCGACCAAATGCTTCATCCATGCCGCCGACCGTGGCACCTTGAGCCTGCTGCTCTACGACGTCACCACGCTGTATTTCGAGGCCGAGAACGAAGACGACCTGCGCCAGGTCGGCTACTCGAAGGAACGCCGCGTGGATCCGCAGATCGTGGTCGGCCTACTCGTTGATCGCACCGGATTTCCGTTGGAGATCGGCTGCTTTGAGGGCAACACCGCCGAAACCACCACGCTCATCCCGATCATCACCGCCTTCGCGCAACGCCACGACCTCGGTGACACCCCGATCGTGGTCGCCGCGGATGCCGGCATGCTCTCAGCGACCAACCTCGCCGCCCTCGATGACGCCGGATTGGGATTCATCGTCGGCTCCCGAGCGGTGAAGGCTCCAATCGATCTCGCCTCGCATTTCTATTGGAACGGTGATGTTTTCACCGACGGTCAGATCATCGACACCGTGACACCCCGGCATGCCAAGAGCGTCGTCAATGACACCGACAAGCGCGCCGAGCCGGTCTGGAACCCCGAGGATCATTCGGGGGCGTGGCGGGCGATCTGGGCCTACTCGGCCAAACGCGCCCGCCGTGATCAGAAGACTCTGCACGCCCAGGAGACCCGCGCCAAGGAGGTCATCAGCGGTCAGCGGGCTGCGAAATCGACCCGATTCGTCAAAACCACTGCCGGTGGACGCGCCCTCGATGAAGTCAGTTTGGCTCGCGCGCAATCTCTGGTCGGGTTGAAGGGCTACGTCACCAACCTCAGTGTCGAGGTCATGGCCGCCGCGGAAGTCATCGCCAAGTACCACGACCTGTGGCACGTCGAACGGTCATTTCGGATGTCCAAGACCGATCTCGAGGCCCGGCCTATGTTCCATCGCACCCGCGAGGCGATCGAAGCGCACCTGACCATAGTGTTCACCGCCCTGGCCGTCGCGCACTGCATCCAGGAACGCAGTGGCCTGGCCATCGCCAACGTCATCAAACAACTACGGCCACTACGTTCAGCGACCATCGTCATCAACGGTGCCAGCCAAGCATTCCCACCCGAAATTCCTACGCCTCAACGGAAAATCCTGACCGCACTCGGCATCAAAGTGGCTTACTAA
- a CDS encoding enoyl-CoA hydratase/isomerase family protein has protein sequence MTLLIEDNNRVRTLTLNRPDALNAFNEALYDETTVALRAAAEDPDVAVVLLTGAAGVQRGERPRRDAGPHHQPGGIHPGEHGFYGMLDVLADFPKPLICAINGVGVGIGVTILGFADLAFMSSSARLKCPFTSLGVAPEAASSYLMPRLLGRQNAAWLLMSSEWVSAAEAREMGLVWKVCEPDDLLSEARGYAEILAAKPISSLIAVKQAMVAPIRDQISAAVEREKALFVELVGGAANVDALAQFADRKG, from the coding sequence ATGACCCTGCTGATCGAGGACAACAATCGGGTACGCACGCTGACCCTCAACCGCCCCGATGCGCTCAACGCGTTCAACGAGGCGCTCTACGACGAGACGACGGTCGCCCTGCGTGCCGCAGCCGAGGATCCCGACGTGGCGGTGGTGCTGCTGACCGGGGCGGCCGGGGTTCAGCGCGGGGAACGACCTCGTCGAGATGCAGGCCCGCATCACCAACCCGGAGGAATCCACCCCGGCGAGCACGGGTTCTACGGGATGCTCGACGTGCTTGCGGATTTCCCGAAGCCGTTGATCTGTGCGATCAATGGGGTCGGCGTCGGTATCGGCGTCACCATCCTCGGGTTCGCCGACCTGGCGTTCATGTCCTCATCGGCCCGGTTGAAGTGTCCCTTCACCAGCCTGGGCGTGGCGCCCGAGGCGGCCTCGTCGTATCTGATGCCACGACTGCTCGGCAGGCAGAACGCCGCCTGGCTGCTGATGTCCTCGGAGTGGGTGAGTGCGGCCGAGGCCCGCGAGATGGGCCTGGTGTGGAAGGTCTGCGAGCCTGACGATCTGCTGAGCGAGGCCAGGGGATACGCCGAAATCCTGGCAGCCAAGCCGATTTCGAGCCTGATCGCGGTCAAACAAGCGATGGTGGCACCGATCCGCGATCAGATCTCGGCGGCCGTGGAGCGGGAGAAGGCGTTGTTCGTCGAACTGGTGGGCGGGGCGGCCAACGTCGACGCGCTGGCTCAATTCGCCGACCGTAAGGGCTAG
- a CDS encoding (2Fe-2S)-binding protein, translating to MFVCLCTGATSQVVNEIVESGATSSKEVAEACGAGADCGRCRRTIRAIIAAHQAADGCPNQPNGCPSRATR from the coding sequence ATGTTCGTCTGCCTGTGCACCGGCGCGACCAGTCAGGTCGTCAACGAAATCGTCGAGTCCGGCGCCACCAGCTCCAAAGAAGTGGCCGAGGCCTGTGGCGCCGGCGCCGACTGCGGGCGGTGCCGCCGCACCATCCGCGCCATCATCGCCGCCCATCAGGCAGCTGACGGGTGTCCCAACCAGCCCAACGGTTGCCCGTCGCGGGCCACCCGCTAG
- the bfr gene encoding bacterioferritin: MQGDPDVLKLLNEQLTSELTAINQYFLHSKMQDNWGFTELAEHTRAESFEEMRHAETITDRILLLDGLPNYQRLFSLRVGQTLREQFEADLAIEYEVVARLRPGIIMCREKEDATSARILETILADEEGHIDYLETQLELMEKLGDALYAAQCVSRPPQ, from the coding sequence ATGCAAGGCGATCCGGATGTTCTGAAATTGCTCAATGAGCAATTGACGAGCGAACTCACTGCAATCAACCAATATTTCTTGCACTCGAAGATGCAGGATAATTGGGGATTTACTGAACTGGCTGAACATACCCGTGCCGAATCCTTCGAAGAGATGCGGCACGCGGAGACCATCACCGATCGAATCCTGCTGCTGGACGGACTTCCGAACTACCAGCGGCTGTTTTCGTTGCGTGTCGGGCAGACCCTTCGTGAACAGTTCGAGGCTGATCTGGCGATCGAGTACGAGGTCGTCGCCCGGCTGCGGCCCGGAATAATCATGTGCCGGGAAAAAGAGGATGCGACCTCGGCGCGGATCCTGGAGACGATCCTGGCCGACGAGGAAGGCCACATCGACTACCTGGAAACCCAGCTCGAGCTCATGGAGAAGTTGGGCGATGCGCTCTATGCCGCGCAGTGCGTCTCCCGGCCACCTCAATAA
- a CDS encoding fatty-acid--CoA ligase produces the protein MSEYDLHSLILSCDFRVDDVEQMWKWMKKHRSGLLSIGAHHVVLYKSIWEPGRVLVTIGIRHARSIRDVLRSPAIFEWFDISGVEDIPPIFGGEVVEKIDLTEPSPEGHVAGVIVGAVATVDDVPTLMRKVHDGLERFEQGGIRKIWIYQALDDGQEVMILQEVSDEISARQWIDHPDAAAEWMTTAGFGAYPSLFVGKLAHIMNVDEQDD, from the coding sequence ATGAGTGAGTATGATTTGCACTCGCTCATTTTGTCCTGCGATTTCCGCGTCGACGATGTCGAACAAATGTGGAAATGGATGAAGAAACATCGCTCGGGATTGCTGTCGATCGGCGCCCACCATGTGGTGCTCTATAAATCAATTTGGGAGCCCGGCCGAGTATTGGTCACGATCGGAATTCGGCATGCCCGGTCAATCCGCGACGTACTGCGTTCACCGGCAATTTTCGAGTGGTTCGACATTTCCGGCGTCGAAGATATTCCACCGATATTCGGCGGCGAAGTGGTGGAGAAGATCGACCTGACCGAGCCGTCCCCGGAAGGTCACGTGGCCGGGGTGATCGTCGGCGCGGTAGCCACCGTCGACGACGTGCCGACCTTGATGCGCAAGGTGCACGACGGTCTCGAGCGCTTCGAGCAGGGCGGCATCCGAAAGATCTGGATCTATCAGGCCCTCGACGACGGCCAGGAAGTGATGATCCTGCAGGAGGTCTCCGACGAGATCAGCGCCCGGCAGTGGATCGACCACCCGGACGCGGCGGCCGAGTGGATGACCACAGCCGGTTTCGGTGCCTACCCGAGCCTGTTCGTGGGCAAGTTGGCCCACATCATGAACGTCGACGAGCAGGACGACTGA